The genomic segment ATCATGCAGCCTGGCTTTGCCACCACCCCCATGGTGGATGACAGCCCGCAGATCATCGCAGCCAGTGCAGTCAACGATACCGCCATCACGGCCAAAGTCAAAGCTGCACTGATCGCTGACCCAGCCGTCGCCGGCCTTTCCATTTCGGTCGAGACCAAGGATGGTGTGGTTATCTTGACTGGTAAGGCAAAAAGCGAAGTTGAGAAAAGCCGTGCTACCGAAATTGTACAGGCCATTGAAGGCGTGAAATCCGTCCAGAACGAAATCAAGC from the Chitinivorax sp. B genome contains:
- a CDS encoding BON domain-containing protein, which translates into the protein MKAGKQSIAIGTVALLGIMQPGFATTPMVDDSPQIIAASAVNDTAITAKVKAALIADPAVAGLSISVETKDGVVILTGKAKSEVEKSRATEIVQAIEGVKSVQNEIKLM